The following proteins come from a genomic window of Mycolicibacterium rufum:
- a CDS encoding substrate-binding domain-containing protein — protein MRLITKIAALASVGVLGASLTACGAGDTSSNADTKRIGVTVYDMSSFITAGKEGMEAYAKDNNIELVWNSANLDVSTQASQIDSMVNQGVDAIIVVPIQADSLGPQVASAKAKGIPLVAVNAALNNPDVAGSVQPDDVKAGEQEMQMMADHLGGKGNIVILQGPLGQSGELDRTKGINNVLAKYPGIKVLAKDTANWKRDEAVNKMKNWISGFGPQINAVVSENDDMGLGALQALKESGRNDVPIVGIDGIEDGLNAVKSGEFIGTSLQNGTVELSSGLAVANALAKKEPVNTKPVYVMPAITKDNVDVAIQHVVTDRQKFLDGLSELTTQNLKTGDIAYEGIPGQKQP, from the coding sequence ATGAGATTGATCACCAAGATCGCGGCGCTGGCCTCGGTGGGCGTACTCGGCGCTTCGCTGACCGCCTGCGGTGCGGGCGACACGTCGTCCAACGCGGACACCAAGCGCATCGGCGTGACGGTGTACGACATGAGCTCGTTCATCACCGCCGGCAAGGAGGGCATGGAGGCCTACGCCAAGGACAACAACATCGAATTGGTGTGGAACTCGGCCAATCTCGACGTGTCCACCCAGGCCAGCCAGATCGACTCGATGGTCAACCAGGGCGTCGACGCCATCATCGTGGTCCCGATCCAGGCCGATTCGCTCGGTCCGCAGGTCGCCAGCGCCAAGGCCAAGGGCATCCCGCTGGTCGCCGTCAATGCGGCGCTGAACAACCCGGATGTCGCCGGCAGCGTACAGCCCGACGACGTCAAAGCCGGTGAGCAGGAGATGCAGATGATGGCCGACCACCTCGGTGGCAAGGGCAACATCGTGATCCTGCAGGGCCCGCTGGGTCAGTCCGGCGAGCTGGACCGCACCAAGGGCATCAACAACGTGCTGGCGAAGTACCCGGGCATCAAGGTACTCGCCAAGGACACGGCCAACTGGAAGCGCGACGAGGCCGTCAACAAGATGAAGAACTGGATCTCCGGCTTCGGCCCGCAGATCAACGCCGTCGTCTCCGAGAACGACGACATGGGCCTCGGGGCGCTGCAGGCGCTCAAGGAGTCGGGCCGCAACGACGTGCCGATCGTGGGCATCGACGGCATCGAAGACGGCCTCAACGCGGTCAAGAGCGGTGAGTTCATCGGTACCTCGCTGCAGAACGGCACCGTGGAGCTGTCGTCCGGCCTGGCCGTCGCCAACGCGTTGGCCAAGAAGGAGCCGGTGAATACCAAGCCGGTGTACGTGATGCCTGCCATCACCAAGGACAACGTCGACGTCGCGATCCAGCACGTGGTGACCGATCGGCAGAAGTTCCTCGACGGACTCTCCGAGCTGACCACCCAAAACCTCAAGACCGGCGACATCGCCTACGAGGGGATCCCGGGCCAGAAGCAGCCCTGA
- a CDS encoding class II aldolase/adducin family protein — protein sequence MRLEQQRREVVEACRSLSRSGLVVGTAGNVSIRVDDLVAISPSGVDYEAMSPRDVGIHDLDGNVVDAVLAPSSELALHLAVYGSSDHTAVVHTHAPASTALSTIVDEVPASHYYSALFGGVIRVAPYATFGTRQLADNVATALRDRSAALMGNHGAVLAGAALPKVMNLVPYLEYVCDVALRAMATGARVRVLDDAEIAEVGRLLAGYGQQPTGQD from the coding sequence ATGAGACTCGAACAGCAACGCCGCGAGGTCGTCGAGGCCTGCCGATCACTCAGCCGCTCAGGGCTGGTCGTCGGCACGGCCGGCAACGTGTCGATCCGGGTGGACGACCTGGTGGCCATCTCACCCAGCGGCGTCGACTACGAGGCCATGTCGCCGCGCGACGTCGGGATCCACGACCTGGACGGCAACGTCGTCGACGCCGTGCTGGCGCCGTCGAGCGAGCTGGCCCTGCACCTCGCGGTGTACGGGTCCTCGGACCACACCGCGGTCGTGCACACGCATGCCCCGGCGTCCACCGCGCTGTCCACGATCGTCGACGAAGTGCCTGCGTCGCACTACTATTCGGCGTTGTTCGGCGGTGTCATCCGGGTCGCGCCGTACGCCACGTTCGGCACCCGGCAGCTGGCCGACAACGTGGCCACCGCGCTGCGTGACCGGTCCGCGGCGCTGATGGGCAACCACGGGGCGGTGCTGGCCGGCGCGGCGCTGCCGAAGGTCATGAACCTGGTCCCCTACCTCGAGTACGTGTGCGACGTGGCGCTGCGGGCCATGGCCACCGGCGCGCGGGTTCGGGTGCTCGACGACGCCGAGATCGCCGAGGTTGGGCGCCTTCTGGCCGGGTACGGCCAGCAGCCGACCGGGCAGGACTAG
- a CDS encoding xylulokinase gives MTAPLVIAVDCSTTAAKAIVVDTDGRVVGTGSQPLTTRSPAPHWFEQDAAQWWTATSGAVTQALSGIPDRGAVAAVCVTHQRESFVCLDETGAPLRPAILWMDGRAAAEVRSYGTERVELLSGKPADITPGLYKLLWLRDREPDTMARCHRVADVHSYLVHAMTGRWVSSTASVDPLAVVDQATGDYSDELLALAGLRRDQLPDLVASGSSLGPLDSGVADAWGLRRNAVVIAGTGDGQAGGIGLAVTDPGAAYLVLGTAVVIGSETMSYVPARAYRSMISAMPGQSTVETFSSSGTYLSTWFRQEFGDPALAGAPDPALEREAAALPVGSERLLTLPYWNGAQTPHWDGQASGVTLGWQGCHTRAHFYRSLLEGIALELRLQLDGLEAARGERVEVLRATGGGARSALWTQILADVFDRPLQVCASAEVSALGAAALALTAIGAHPTLPDAAAAVSTTDAVVSPRPDAAAAYRQLRAVYERVYAQTRELMHTLHELPPL, from the coding sequence ATGACGGCCCCGCTGGTGATCGCGGTCGACTGCTCGACCACCGCGGCCAAGGCGATCGTCGTCGACACCGACGGCCGCGTCGTCGGCACCGGCTCCCAACCGCTGACCACCCGCAGCCCCGCCCCGCACTGGTTCGAGCAAGACGCCGCCCAGTGGTGGACGGCCACCAGCGGTGCGGTCACGCAGGCGCTCAGCGGGATTCCCGATCGTGGCGCCGTCGCCGCCGTGTGCGTCACCCACCAGCGGGAGAGCTTCGTCTGCCTCGACGAGACCGGCGCACCCCTGCGGCCCGCGATCCTCTGGATGGACGGCCGCGCTGCCGCCGAGGTCCGCTCCTACGGCACCGAGCGCGTGGAACTGCTGTCGGGCAAGCCCGCCGACATCACCCCGGGGCTCTACAAACTGTTGTGGCTGCGCGACCGCGAACCCGACACCATGGCCCGGTGCCACCGCGTCGCCGACGTGCACTCCTACCTCGTGCACGCGATGACGGGTCGCTGGGTCTCGAGCACCGCGTCGGTCGACCCCCTCGCCGTGGTCGACCAGGCCACCGGCGATTACAGCGACGAACTGCTGGCCCTCGCCGGGCTGCGCCGCGATCAGCTGCCCGACCTCGTGGCGAGCGGAAGCTCGCTCGGCCCGCTGGACTCCGGCGTCGCCGACGCGTGGGGCCTGCGCCGCAACGCCGTTGTGATCGCAGGCACCGGCGACGGCCAGGCCGGCGGCATCGGGTTGGCCGTCACCGACCCGGGCGCCGCCTACCTGGTGCTCGGCACCGCGGTGGTGATCGGCAGCGAGACCATGTCCTACGTTCCGGCACGCGCGTACCGGTCGATGATCTCGGCGATGCCCGGACAGTCGACGGTGGAGACGTTCAGCTCCTCGGGCACCTACCTGTCGACGTGGTTCCGCCAGGAGTTCGGCGACCCCGCTCTGGCGGGGGCGCCCGACCCGGCGCTCGAGCGCGAGGCCGCCGCCCTGCCGGTCGGCAGCGAGCGGCTGCTGACGCTGCCCTACTGGAACGGCGCCCAGACCCCGCACTGGGACGGGCAGGCCTCGGGAGTCACGCTGGGCTGGCAGGGATGTCACACCCGCGCGCACTTCTACCGGTCGCTGCTCGAGGGCATCGCACTGGAGCTGCGACTGCAGCTCGACGGTCTCGAAGCCGCGCGCGGGGAACGCGTCGAGGTGCTGCGCGCCACGGGGGGCGGCGCCCGCAGCGCGCTGTGGACGCAGATCCTCGCCGACGTCTTCGACCGGCCGCTGCAGGTGTGCGCGTCGGCCGAAGTGAGTGCGCTCGGTGCGGCCGCGCTCGCGCTCACCGCCATCGGCGCCCACCCCACGCTGCCCGACGCGGCCGCGGCGGTGAGCACCACCGACGCCGTCGTGTCACCGCGACCCGATGCGGCCGCCGCCTACCGGCAGCTGCGCGCCGTGTACGAGCGGGTGTACGCGCAGACCCGCGAGCTGATGCACACCCTGCACGAACTTCCCCCGCTGTGA
- a CDS encoding HNH endonuclease signature motif containing protein codes for MSPTASLAIDDRLSELFDELSELTGQRNAIDGRIVEIVAEMDRDELWAAAGARSVAGLVAWKAGVSPSPAETIAAVAHRLEELPRCVTGLQDGRLSLDQVGVIAQRAAEGSDEHYATLAASATVTQLRTALKLAPKPRPEPSTDADSDPEPDPGPQPSVTTTTDEQYTSWHIRLPQVEAAAFDAALQSHRDALIADWRCDAEKLGGAGDQRPPMPTVADAFLRLVHAGWDAEAAERPHGHRTTVVVHVDVTDRVGSLHLGPLLSDADRQYLTCDATCEVWFDRDGRTLGAGRSTRTVNRRLRRALEHRDRTCLVPGCGATRGLHAHHLKHWEDGGLTELVNLALVCPYHHRAHHRGLITIRGPADQLMVTDHAGRPMTSASLARPPTQPPPDVAPCSGPTGERAQWWWYEPFDPHRPPSVN; via the coding sequence ATGTCTCCGACGGCTTCGCTGGCTATCGATGATCGGCTCTCGGAGTTGTTCGACGAGTTGAGCGAGTTGACCGGTCAGCGCAACGCCATCGACGGGCGCATCGTCGAGATCGTCGCCGAGATGGATCGTGACGAGTTGTGGGCGGCGGCGGGCGCGAGGTCGGTCGCCGGGTTGGTGGCGTGGAAGGCCGGGGTGTCACCGTCCCCAGCGGAAACCATTGCTGCTGTGGCTCATCGGCTCGAGGAGCTCCCGCGGTGTGTCACCGGCTTGCAGGACGGCCGGCTGTCGCTGGACCAGGTCGGTGTGATCGCCCAGCGTGCGGCCGAGGGCTCCGACGAGCACTACGCGACGCTGGCCGCCTCGGCCACGGTGACCCAATTGCGCACCGCGCTCAAGCTCGCCCCGAAACCGCGACCCGAGCCGTCCACCGACGCGGACTCCGACCCTGAGCCTGATCCCGGGCCGCAGCCGTCGGTCACGACGACCACCGACGAGCAGTACACCTCCTGGCACATCCGGCTGCCGCAGGTGGAGGCGGCGGCGTTCGACGCCGCGCTGCAATCCCACCGCGACGCGTTGATCGCCGACTGGAGGTGCGACGCCGAAAAGCTCGGCGGTGCAGGCGATCAGCGGCCGCCGATGCCCACGGTCGCGGATGCGTTTCTGCGCCTGGTGCACGCCGGCTGGGACGCCGAAGCGGCAGAGCGTCCGCACGGGCACCGCACCACCGTGGTCGTGCACGTCGACGTCACCGACCGGGTGGGGTCACTGCACCTGGGTCCGTTGCTGTCCGACGCCGACCGGCAGTACCTGACGTGCGACGCCACCTGCGAGGTGTGGTTCGACCGCGACGGGCGCACCCTGGGTGCCGGCCGATCGACGCGGACGGTGAACCGGCGGCTGCGCCGCGCGCTCGAGCATCGCGACCGCACGTGCCTGGTGCCCGGCTGCGGCGCCACCCGCGGGCTGCACGCCCACCACCTGAAGCACTGGGAGGACGGCGGGCTGACCGAGCTGGTCAACCTCGCGCTGGTCTGCCCCTACCATCACCGCGCGCACCACCGCGGTCTCATCACGATCCGTGGGCCCGCCGACCAGCTGATGGTCACCGACCACGCCGGCCGCCCCATGACCTCGGCGTCTCTCGCTCGACCGCCCACCCAACCCCCACCCGACGTCGCGCCGTGCTCCGGCCCGACGGGGGAACGCGCCCAGTGGTGGTGGTACGAGCCGTTCGACCCCCACCGGCCACCGTCTGTGAACTAG
- a CDS encoding zinc-dependent alcohol dehydrogenase: protein MRAAMFYGPGELRLEDVGSTEPAPGELLVEVRAAATCGTDLKSYRRGHPKLFPTLPSRFGHEFAGVVTAVGDGVEQFTVGDRVTAANTVPCGHCWACIRHRESLCENLEFLNGAFAEEVVIPAAIVARNTYTLPDDLDFADAAPLEPLATVVHGMAETGIELGDTVVVHGAGPIGLMFVRLATLRGANVMSVDQSPWRLQQAVRAGAVDTVDLSEVTDFEDRVALIKQHTPHGRGADVGIEAVGLPQVWEQTVRTLRPGATAVLFGGTPKGAAFSVDSSAMHYEEYTLKGVFHHTPNYVRTAVELLSSRKVDGSMLVTERRPLEQLVPSLEDMAAGRGSKYILEP from the coding sequence ATGAGAGCCGCGATGTTCTACGGCCCCGGTGAACTACGGCTGGAGGACGTCGGTTCCACCGAACCCGCACCGGGTGAGCTGCTGGTCGAGGTCCGGGCCGCCGCGACGTGCGGCACGGACCTGAAGTCCTACCGCCGCGGCCACCCCAAGCTGTTCCCGACGCTGCCGTCGCGCTTCGGTCACGAGTTCGCCGGTGTGGTCACCGCCGTCGGTGACGGCGTGGAGCAGTTCACCGTCGGGGACCGCGTCACGGCCGCCAACACGGTGCCGTGCGGCCACTGCTGGGCCTGCATCCGTCACCGCGAAAGTCTCTGCGAGAACCTGGAATTCCTCAACGGCGCGTTCGCCGAAGAGGTGGTGATCCCCGCGGCGATCGTGGCGCGCAACACCTACACGCTGCCCGACGACCTCGACTTCGCCGACGCCGCCCCGCTGGAACCGCTGGCCACGGTGGTGCACGGGATGGCCGAGACGGGCATCGAACTCGGCGACACCGTGGTGGTGCACGGCGCCGGACCGATCGGTCTGATGTTCGTGCGGTTGGCGACGCTGCGCGGCGCGAACGTCATGTCCGTCGACCAGTCGCCGTGGCGCCTGCAGCAGGCCGTCCGGGCCGGCGCCGTCGACACCGTCGACCTGTCGGAGGTCACGGACTTCGAGGATCGGGTCGCCCTGATCAAGCAACACACCCCGCACGGCCGCGGCGCCGACGTCGGCATCGAGGCGGTGGGGCTGCCGCAGGTGTGGGAGCAGACCGTGCGCACGCTGCGCCCGGGCGCCACCGCGGTGTTGTTCGGCGGAACACCCAAGGGCGCAGCCTTTTCCGTTGACTCCAGCGCCATGCACTACGAGGAGTACACGCTCAAGGGCGTGTTCCACCACACCCCGAACTACGTCCGCACCGCGGTCGAGTTGCTGTCCAGCAGGAAGGTCGACGGGTCGATGCTGGTCACCGAACGCCGGCCGCTCGAGCAACTGGTGCCGAGCCTCGAGGACATGGCCGCAGGCCGCGGATCGAAGTACATCCTCGAGCCATGA